The sequence below is a genomic window from Anaerocolumna chitinilytica.
ACGACCATTGCTAACATAACTGCTAGCAGTGTACTAAGAGCATTGCTCTTTGTGACATTAAACACTAACCAGTACACGAGATAAGCCACTCCTGCCATAAATACCGAGCAGCCTGCCGGAATCAAAAAAGTTTTTTTGATTTCCTGCTTGTAATTTATTAACTTAGCCACCGATATCCAGTTCAATACGCTCACAATCAGGGCAAATACCACATTGCCTACTACAAGCGCATAAGCTCCAAGGTTAAAAAATTGCAATAAAACGTATAATACAATGATATGTAATACTAAAGCTATCACCGAATGTATAACCGGAAGATGCATCTTGTTAATTCCTTGCAATACAGCATTGGTAAGTGTTGAAAGTGCATAAAATACGATTGCAACAGAGCCTATGGAAAGCATAGCAGCCGGTAAAGTACTGGCATCCCCAAAGAGCAGCTGCAGAAGAGGTGAAGCCAAAACCCCTATTCCAAAGGCACTTGGTATGGCTATCAGCATATTAAATTTGATGGAATCATGTATTTTTTCCTTTACCAGCAGATGTAATCCTTCTTCTCTGGAGGAAACAATACTTGGAACTATCGCCACTGCCATGGCGGAAGCGATAGAAATAGGTACATTTACAAGAATATTATATTTATTGGAGTATATCCCCCAAAGTGCGGAACGTCCCGTATCCGCTAATCCCTTTCCGGCTAAAACATGTGAAAAAACGGAACCATCAATAACCGAACTGATATTATAAACTGTCTGGCTTAATATTACCGGTAATACTGTAAACCCAAATACTTTTACGATATCAGACACCGACTCCTCTGAGGTATTTTTATCCTTTCTAAGCTGTTTATCTACAATTGGTTTATACAGTGAAAAGATAAAGGCCAGAAAAATCAGGGATGCCATAGCTCCGATTAAAGTTCCTAAAGTACCTCCTGCCGCACCGTAAGCAGCAATATTTTCAGAGGCACTGTGGCTATGCATGAGGTAATAGGCTGCTACAACACTGACCACCGCATTCACTACCTGCTCAATTATCTGAGAGATAGAGGTGGGAAGCATGGTTTTCTTCCCCTGAAAAAATCCTCTTAGCACTCCCATAATTGCAAAAACCAGTATGGTAGGCGCTAATACTCTTAAAGGAATGGCAACTGCCGGCTGCTTTGAAATGACAGCGGCAAAGAAATCCGCTCCAAAGTATAAGATCAATGCAAAGGCTGTTCCTGCTGCAACGGCAAATCCAAGAGCACAGAGGAATACCAGATAAGAGTTCTTATATTGCTTTTTTGTATCCCTGGCAGCTATTAATTTGGACACTGCCAGAGGAAGACTATAAGAGGATAGTATTAAAGCTATATTATAAATATTAAATGCATAGCTGTAATATCCCATTCCCTCATCCCCAATCAGATAAGTCAAAGGTATTCTGTAAACAACTCCGATGATTCTGACTATTATGGATGCAGCGGCTAATATACTTCCCTGAACTAATAAGTTATTGCTTTTATTTTCTCCCCTGGTACTACCCTGGTATATCCTGTTGTATGATTCCATTTCGGCTAAAAACCTTTCAATTTATTTCGATATATTCTTCTCTGTTTAACGGAAACAGGGCAATATAAGTTTTTCCCGGATTAATGGTAAGTTCCTCACCTGAATTATTGTAATATCTCATTTTCTTGGTGCTCTCGTTCTTCTTCCAGGTTATCTTAGTCATTTTTCCATCCGTAATATAATACCCCTTGCCTTCGGCATTTTCAATATCCATTGTCTGGTAACCATTTTTATCTTTGTTCCATTCTTTTACCAACTGAATGATAATATTCTTATATGCCAGCTGTTTTCCTGTATTCTTATCAATATGAGCTTTACCGAACTGATATCTTAAATAGGTCTTTGTGCTGTCGTCATAAGTAAAATAAGGCTTTGATATACTGGAGAATTCAAGGCTTAATTTAGAAACTTCATTTTCACTGACCGGAATAGTATCTTCATCATAGAATGTGAAATGTCCTTTGTAATCCGATGGATACTCGGTCTCATATTTCTTTATCTTCATTCCCTTTTCAATACCTTCTTTGGAGGTAAATGCATTGTGGGGCGCTTTAATAGAGTTATCGCGGTAAAATACGGTTTCACCAATACTGCTGAGGCCGCTAAGTGTATCAATGCCCAATTGCGCTATCTTCTTCGTAGCATAGGTGGTTTGACCATAATGGACAAAAATAGCATCATATTCATCAGCAACACTTACGAAATAATGCCTGGCACTTCTTATGGAACCAATTCTTTTATCATTTAATTTCTCAAAAACACCCATAAGCCTTGTGATACCGCCCTCTGCCAGAGCCTCATAAAGAATGGAAGCTTCCTTTGTGCCGCTTTGGGGAGAAGCATATTCTATATTATTAAACATAATAGCAAAAGGTCGTTTATTACCAACTTCCTCTGGTACCCATAAGCCGGTAAGATAGCTCTTCATCTGCCCTTCGTGGCTCTCTTCGGTAGGGGTCGCAGTAACTTCCGGTGTATCCGTAGGGGTACTTTCCACTGTGGGTGTTGCCTGTGGAGTAACTTCCGCATTCCCTTTCTTATCTCCTTTACTGCATCCAATTAATGAAACTGCGGTTAATACCGCCAACATAATTACAATCACTTTCTTCATATGGATATTTAGGCCTCCTTTTTTCAGGTACTCTAACATTACTAATCTCTTGTTATCTCAAGGCTGTCTAGAATCTCTCTCTGTTTTTCTTCCATTACAGCCTTCTCTTCCTCTTCCATATGATCGTATCCAAATAAATGAAGCATACTGTGGGCAGTTAAAAAGCCTAATTCTCTTTCTTCAGAATGACCATATTCTTTTGCCTGTCCCATAACTTTCTCCACAGAAATGATAATATCTCCAAGGAGAAGCTCTCCTGTTTCCGGATTAAAATAATCATCCGCTTCCTCTTCCAAGTGGGAAAAATCGGCAGGTGTCTCATAATCTACCATTGGAAAAGACAGGACATCCGTCGGTGAGTCAATACCACGATACTCTTTATTAATTGCCTGTATCTCGGTATTGTCTGTTAGTATTATATTTAACTCCACTTCATAAGGACAATTCTCTGTATCTAAAGACCTTTCCACAACTCTGCGGATAAGAGGTTCATAGTCAAGCTTTAATTCTATTTCTGTTTCATATTCAAAATTCAGTGTCAAGTTACTCCTCCTCGTTTCCAAAATAGTCCATGTAAAATTCTTTTAATCTTATGTATTGATTTACTGTCAGGTTACAGTTAGCGAGGCTATCCTTTTCAAGTCTCATGGCAAATAGATTCTCCGTAAATTTCTTCATAAGTCTTGGAATACTTTCTTCATGACTTTTACTGGACTGAAAATATTCCACCGCAGCCACCAAACTTACTGTAAACATAACAACTGCACCTTCCGGTGAGGTGGGTTTGTCCAATTTCAGGTTATGGGATTGAATGATATTAATAATGCTCTCCGGTAACTGGTATTCTTTTGCAATCGCAACACCTGTACTTACATAATCCTTCCCTTTAAGCCTTCCGATTTCATGGTAAAACCCTCCGGCTTTTGCCAGAGTGCCATTCAGACCGGCAGCTAAGGCAGCACTTTCTGATATAACCCCAATCATTTCCGAATGATGATAAAGCTTATCAGAGGCCTTTAATAAACGATATAATTCAAAATTATCATTTAATAAATTATCGAGATTCGTTTCGATTACATCATTTGCAGAATTCGTTACTTGGATGGTTACTTTCTTTCTGTAATAATCTCCAGCCATGCACCCTAGTATTACTGATCCTGCTGTCAATACAATCATTACAGCTGGATGGGTCTTTACAAATACAGTGATTGATAAATTGCAGCTAATAAGTAGCAGGATCGTATCCGCGGATAATATTATCAGCAAAAAGTAGAAAAATAACCTTTTATTTTTAACATTTTCAATGAGCAGGCTGATCAATAGACCGGTTACAAGAAAAAATATTCCTTCCTTCTTCCCCATAAACCCAAGAGAATTCACATAAATATAAAGGATTAAGGTATAAAATATACTGATTTCTTTGCCTAATACAACTGCTATAAAGGCGGAACTAAGAAAGACCACCGGCATAAAGTCTGTATTCCCCCACATGATACCCGGGATTGATAAAAGAACAGCACTTATAACAGCCAAATAATCCTTCTTACTTCTACCTATATATAAAATCATCAGAATCGCTAAGAGTATACCAAGTATTCCTGCTTTTAAAAGCCCAATAGCTCCTATCATATGTTCCACCTAAATTCAGCCTTGTCTCTTCCTGTGGTACCCTCTATCGGAATCCTTTGATACGGTTCCTTTCGGACCCCTTCTGGTAAATTTTTCACGTTTTAACTCTGTCTTATTTACCTTGCTTTCGTATGCATCATAAGCCATAACAATTTTTTGAACAAGGGGATGCCTTACGACATCCTGACCAGTAAGGTATGCAAATCCGATATCTTCAATCTTGTTTAATACTCTTAGTGCAATATCAAGCCCTGATTGAGTCCCGCTCGGTAAGTCCTTCTGGGTCAAGTCACCAGTTATAACTACTTTCGAACCAAAACCGATACGTGTCAGGAACATCTTCATCTGTGCAGGCGTGGTGTTCTGTGCCTCATCCAGAATAATAAATGCATTTTCCAGTGTACGGCCTCTCATATATGCTAAGGGGGCAACCTCGATTAATCCCTTTTCAGTGTTTTTCAAATACCCTTCTGCTCCCATTATCTGATAAAGGGCATCATAGAGCGGTCTTAAATAGGGGTCAACCTTACTCTGTAAGTCTCCGGGCAGAAAACCTAACTTTTCTCCGGCTTCTATGGCAGGTCTGGTAAGAATTATCTTACCCACTTCATCATTTTTAAATGCCGTTACTGCCATTGCCATAGCCAGATAGGTTTTACCTGTTCCAGCCGGACCTACTCCAAAAGTAATCATCTTCTTTCGAATAAAATCCACATAGGATTTCTGTCCTAAGGTCTTAGGTTTAATCTGTTTACCAGCAATCGTATGGCAGATTAAATCCTGATCAATCTCAACAATAGCAGCTTCTTTATTGTCCTGGCTTAAGGACAGGGCATAACTTACGTTTTGTTCTGTTATTACATTTCCCCGCTTTGATAATTCCAGCAGGTTCATAAATACACTTTTCGCTTTCACAACATTATCATTTTCGCCTATAAGCTTTATCTCACCGTCTCTGACAATGATAGTAACCCCAAGGGTTCTTTCTATTATCTTGACATAGGCATCAAATTGTCCAAATACATTCTTTTCATGCTCAAGAGGCACATCAATTATCGTTTCCATCAGACTCATCCGTATCAATAATCCTCCACTCACTGTCATCAATTGCTTTATACTTCTTCACGGATTCTAACACCACTATCTTACCGCTTGCTATATAATTATTCCCTTTTTCAGCAAATGTGACATTATTCTCCAGTATAACCACATCATTTTCTATAAGCTTCGCTTTAAAGCGTTCCAATCTCTTTTCTGCCAAAGCTTTTGCTTCCTCTTTTGAATATTTTTTCTTTTCTTCCTTGAACTCCAAATATCGGTTTGCTGTCAAAGAAACCGGTAGATAAAATTCATCATTCAGATGCAGCGTAAATTCATTCCCAATTATATCATATTTATCATATGGAATTCTAGGTCTGAACAAATTTATTTTCTTCAATAAAATGGAAAGTACATAAGCCTTTTTTTCATTTCCGGTATAGAGCTTATCATTATAGTATAAGGAGAATTTATCAGAATAATCATAAAATGTTTTCCCGGTAATATCTGCATCTGCAATTACCGGTTGTTTTCTGACAAGCAATCCGTTATCACCTATAATATCAACAACGCCGGATACCAATATATCTCCTTTTTTTACGACATCTCCGACATGCACCTTAGGAGTCCCGGTTCTTGTTACTATTTTAGTAATAATACAATCTTTAGAAGCAATGATATGGCATTCCTTCGTGGCTGTAACAGCTGGTGAAGGCATATTGGTCTCTGTTATTTTTACAATTAGTCTTGTACCTTTTATTTCGGCTGAAACCCAGCCAATATCATTGTAACTGTGGCGAATTAAATCCTCAATTCCCTGACAGTCAATATCCTTCTTGCGAAGTCCTGGCTGTATCTCATTGTTTCGCAGAAATTTTACCATTGCCTCCTGGGTATAAGTATAGCCACCAGTAACATTTATATCCCAAATATATAAGGATAATATGTATAAAATCACCAAAAAGAGCAAAAAACCTAATACATACCCGCTTCGTTTCTTGTAACGCTGTATGACAAAGGGAAGACCATATCTTTTTTTGATAAGCGGCAAAGTTTTTGTTTTTCTTGCAAGTGGTTTCAATTTATAATAATCTTTTAGCTTAATTAGAAATTCATAATCATCACCATTCGGCTTTAAATCCCATAAATAAATATAGTGCTTACTGCATAAATTAATAAAACGCTCAGCAGATACTCCTTTTAACCGAACCAGAAGATATCCCCGGAGCCAGTAAATCAGCTTTATTATCATCTGATACCTCCATATTCCTACTCTTTCTGTGTTATATAAGTTATGGCAGATACCAAGCCGGTTATGCGCATTTCATCATTTGTGAAGTAAGAAATATTTAAGTTTTTTCCTTCAATCCTTATGGTGCCGATCTTAGATAGTATCTTTATAAATGTGTCATTATATTCCAGGATACCCTTATAATTCTCAATGCATACTTCATTTCTTCCCATAGCTGTTACAATAGGAGCCCCTACCAACATATCCGCCGGTAATTTTAACTGGTCCGATAGTGTTTCTAGAAAGCTCCTTCTGGCCGCCTCTTCTTTTTTCTTATTTTTCTCCATACTGCTATATAATGTTTTATTGGAAGTTTGCTTATTCTTTTCATGTAAGGATTTGAATTTATGCTGCATCCGAAATACTCCATATTATTCTGGATTATGATAGAATATATGGATAGATTTGTTTAGTTATGCTTAAAATACTGTTTAAAGGGCAAAATAAAAACCCCTGAACTCAATGTTCAGAGGTTAATTTAAGTAGCTAAACTACTTATTTGAATTTACGCTTACGAGCTGCTTCAGACTTTTTCTTACGTCTTACGCTCGGCTTCTCATAATGCTCTCTTTTACGGATTTCCTGCTGAATGCCTGCCTTCGCACAGTTTCTCTTGAATCGACGTAGAGCACTATCTAAAGTCTCATTATCTTTTACAATAACATTTGACATAGTCTCACACCTAACCTCCCTCCAGTTGTGTATTGTGCCTATACAACTGTTTGGGTATTTTTTGAATAGCACTAAAGTAATTATATTGTTTAAGATAGGTTTTGTCAATATGTTTTTTAATAAATTGACTTTATTCCTTGAATCCATTCATAAACTTTCTATGCTTTAAGCTCATTCCTTAGGCTGGTGCTTATTAACTGCATTTCTGTTATTTCTCCTGTAGCTATATGAATACTTTGATTCTGCTCTTCCATAGAGGCCAGAATTTCCTCCGTAGATGCTGCATGCTCCGAGGATAAACCGGATATATTCTCAAGCTGATCCAGAATTAAGGAAAAAGTACTATTAATCTCAGAAATCTTGGAATCCTGCTGTTCTATCTGATTGTTAATCTGCTCGGAATTCTTTTTAAGCTTGACAAAACGGTCTTTTACTTCTTCAATGACCTTAGTACCTGCTGTAACCGCTTCTCTGCCGTCCAAAACCTTATCATGGGTCTGCGTGGCTGCTCCCTGCAGCTTCTCTACAACCATAAGGACTTCTTTCACAGTTTTTGAACTCATTTCAGCAAGTTTTCTGACTTCCTCAGCTACTACTGCAAAACCCTGACCCGCTTCACCTGCCCTGGCGGCTTCAATGGCTGCGTTCAAAGCCAGCAGATTGGTCTGGCTTGCAATGGCTGTAATATTTGCCATAAATTGATTTATCTGCTCCATACTGTCCTTTAAATCAACAACTGTCTCCATTGCGGTTCCAACTGCATTTTCAATAGTCTGCATCTGATGCAGCATTTCTTCAATACCTTCTGAATTCGAAGAAATGATTTCTTGCATCTCGCTTGAATTACCAATAGTATTTGCCGAAATTATCTTGGTTTCCTTAATTGTTCCTCTGGCATTCGCAGCCATTTTCGCAATCTCGCCGGTGCTTTCTGCCTCTCTTGAAACTCCTTCTGCAATCTTATCAACAACCTGTGTCGTCTGATTGCTGACCTCCTCAATATTCTTTATGTATTGAAATATTCTTGCAATTGCATTATTAAGCTGTGAGGTGTTCTCTTCTATTACATCTAGAGTATTTCCTAGCTTTTCTGTCATTTTCACTGCTTCGGTCTCTTTTGAAACAGCAGAGTTAATATACTCGCTCCCCCACTTTGTTGAGAAATAAAATATAAACATCATAAGGTCAAGGCAAAATAATCTTGTTACAAATTCAGTTGGTGTATGGATATCTCCCAGTAATCCCTGAGGATCATAAAGGAAGAAACCAATAATAAAGAAATTAAAAACAGCGGTATATCCAATCAGGATATAACGGTTAAAGTATAGGGTGGCCATGGCAAAGCTGCCGGTATAGATAAGGAACACTCTTACAGTTATGGCACCGCCCTCAATATGATTTAAGAAGCTTGAGGATATCGTAACCGATAAAGGAATCAGTATTGCTGTTAGATATGAGAGCTTTTCAAATTTCTTGCAGATCAGTGTTAATATCGTCGAAAACAAAGCCGCCAAATAGGTTGCAATAAGAACATTTCTTCCATATTCTGTACCTTTACTGATAAAGGACTGAATAATTAATAGTGTGGACAGTCCCCATATAAGAATGACATTAAAGTTATTTACTCTATTACTGTTTAACCCTACCTTCACGTTATCCTCCTGTTGTATCTTTGCCGGTTGAAAGTACTTTCTTCCGGCTTTCTCTGTTAGTTATGTACGATATACTGTTATTTTTACATTAGCTTTCTATGTTAAATAGTATTGTATAGTATCTGCTTTGTCAATATCTTAAACGGTTCATCTGATCTTGGATAAAGAAAACTTGGGAACGGACGATGGCAGTTGATTCCTTTGGTGCATTTTCTCGTTCGGTATTTCGAATTCCACTAAAATTGCAACAGTTATTCCTGGTAGGTTAAATTACGCCAAACTCGCTTCTGCTTTTTTGGTGTTATGTAATGCAGCGCGCTCAAACATGGTGTAATTTAACCTAGTCATAACTGCTGCCATTTAAGTGTCATACGAAATTCCTCAATAGAAAATGCACCAAAGGAATCAACTGCCATCTGTGTATAGGAATAAATTTTCTTCTATAAGTTGAGAGTTTGAACTGTTTAGGAATTTGAAAAAGACCTTGTTAATGAAGCAGACTAGATGGCTTCATTAACAAGGTCTTTTACCTTAATCTATTAATTTAATTGCTTTTCTAATGCTTTAGGTGCAGCTTTAATGAGGGCATCAATGCCTGCTGGATTCTTGCCGCCGGCTTGAGCAAGATTCGGACGTCCGCCACCGCCTCCGCCTACAAGAACTGCTAATTCTTTAACCAGATTACCAGCATGGGCACCTGCTTTTATAGCCCCATCTGTAGCCATGATAATTAGATTTACTTTATCCTCTGCAGAAGATGCCAGTATTACAACACCTTCACCTAATTTATCTTTTAACTGATCTCCAAGGTTTCTTAAGTTGTTTACATCCACTCCGTCTGCTCTGGCTGCTAGAAGTTTAACACCTTTAATCTCTGTTACCTGATTCATAACGTCACCTAAGGCATCCTTAGCAAGCTTGCTCTTTAATTTTTCATTTTCGGACTGAAGGGTTTTAATTTCCTCCTGAAGATTTTCGATTTTTGCTGAAAGCTGTGCGGGTTCAGTTTTTGCAACTTTTGCAGCCTGATTCAGTTCTGCTTCCAACTGCTCGTAATAGCGGAACACGCCTTTGCCGGTAAGGGCTTCAATACGTCTTACACCTGCAGCAACACCGGTTTCTGATACAATCTTAAATATCATTATAGAGCCAGTATTGGCAACATGGGTACCACCGCACAATTCTTTGCTGAACTCTCCCATGGTTACAACTCTTACGCTGTCGCCATACTTTTCACCAAACAATGCCATTGCACCGGTTTTCTTAGCTTCATCAATGGTCATAATATTCGTATTTACAGATAAACCATTCTGAATCTGTTCATTTACAATTTCTTCAACCTTTACGATTTCTTCCTTGCTTAAAGCAGAAAAATGGGTAAAGTCAAATCGAAGCCTGTCTTCATTTACAAAGGAACCTGCCTGCTCTACATGGGAGCCAAGTACAATACGAAGAGCTTTCTGGAGTAAATGGGTAGCACTGTGATTCTTTCTGGTATCCCCTCTCTGCTCTTTGTTGATAGCCAAATGAACGGTTTCATTTGCTTTAATCATTCCCTTTGTAACAATACCGACATGGCCAATCTTACCACCCTGCAGCTTAATGGTATCTTCCACTTCAAACTCTGCACCAGCGGTTGTAATAAAGCCGGTATCTGCTGCTTGTCCACCACTGGTAGCATAGAAAGGTGTCTCTTTTGTGAAGATAGTACCCTTCTGTCCTGCAATAAGTTCTTCTACCACTTCTGTATCAGAAGTTAGGGCAAGTACTTTCGAATCTGCTTCATCTGTCTCATAACCTACAAAGCTTGAAGTCAGGGACGGATCCAACTGTAAATAAACAGTTTCATCAGCACCCATGTAATTTGTAACTGCACGGGCACTTCTGGCAGTCTCTCTTTGAACATTCATAGCTTTTGTAAAGCCTTCTTCATCAATTACAAAGCCTTTTTCTTCTAAGATTTCTCTTGTTAAGTCCAGAGGGAAGCCGTAAGTATCATAGAGTTTAAAGGCATCTTCTCCGGAAAGGATGTTCTTTCCTTCCTTCACCAGAACTTCTTCCAAATCAGATAACAGTTTCAAGCCCTGGTCGATGGTCTTATTAAAGTTATCCTCTTCTATGGTAAGAAGCTTTAAGATATAATCCTTTTTCTCCTCCAATTCGGGATAGCCATCTTTGGATTCAGCTATAACTGTTGTGCTTAAAGTCGCAAGGAAGCGGTCTTTTATTCCAAGAAGTCTTCCATGACGTGCTGCACGTCTTAATAATCTTCGAAGTACATATCCTCTTCCTTCATTAGAAGGAATAATACCGTCAGATATCATAAAGGTTACGGAACGGATATGATCTGTAATTAAACGAATAGATACATCTGTCTTAGAATCTGTTTTATAAGTTACACCAGCTACTTCACATACTTTATCACGAAGTGCTTTGATGGTATCCACATCAAAGATGGAATCTACGTCCTGGGTAACGGTTGCAAGTCTTTCCAGTCCCATTCCAGTATCAATATTTTTCTGAACCAATTCTGTATAATGGCCATTTCCGTCATTTTCAAACTGGGTAAATACATTGTTCCAAACTTCAATATAACGATCACAGTCGCAGCCTACGGTACAGCCGGGCTCGTTACAGCCGTATTTTTCGCCTCTGTCATAATAGATTTCAGAACAGGGACCACAGGGACCTGCACCATGTTCCCAGAAATTATCCTTTTTACCAAAACGGAAGATTCTCTCAGGCGCAATCCCAATTTCTTTATTCCATATCTCAAAAGCTTCATCGTCTTCTTCATAAACAGAAGGATAAAGTCTGTTAGGATCAATTCCCACCACCTCTGTAAGGAATTCCCAGGACCAGTGAATCGCTTCTGTTTTAAAATAATCTCCGAAAGAAAAGTTACCGAGCATTTCA
It includes:
- a CDS encoding putative polysaccharide biosynthesis protein — protein: MESYNRIYQGSTRGENKSNNLLVQGSILAAASIIVRIIGVVYRIPLTYLIGDEGMGYYSYAFNIYNIALILSSYSLPLAVSKLIAARDTKKQYKNSYLVFLCALGFAVAAGTAFALILYFGADFFAAVISKQPAVAIPLRVLAPTILVFAIMGVLRGFFQGKKTMLPTSISQIIEQVVNAVVSVVAAYYLMHSHSASENIAAYGAAGGTLGTLIGAMASLIFLAFIFSLYKPIVDKQLRKDKNTSEESVSDIVKVFGFTVLPVILSQTVYNISSVIDGSVFSHVLAGKGLADTGRSALWGIYSNKYNILVNVPISIASAMAVAIVPSIVSSREEGLHLLVKEKIHDSIKFNMLIAIPSAFGIGVLASPLLQLLFGDASTLPAAMLSIGSVAIVFYALSTLTNAVLQGINKMHLPVIHSVIALVLHIIVLYVLLQFFNLGAYALVVGNVVFALIVSVLNWISVAKLINYKQEIKKTFLIPAGCSVFMAGVAYLVYWLVFNVTKSNALSTLLAVMLAMVVYAVLLLLFKVVTETELIKMPLGRTLARIAVKLHLL
- a CDS encoding DUF3048 domain-containing protein; its protein translation is MKKVIVIMLAVLTAVSLIGCSKGDKKGNAEVTPQATPTVESTPTDTPEVTATPTEESHEGQMKSYLTGLWVPEEVGNKRPFAIMFNNIEYASPQSGTKEASILYEALAEGGITRLMGVFEKLNDKRIGSIRSARHYFVSVADEYDAIFVHYGQTTYATKKIAQLGIDTLSGLSSIGETVFYRDNSIKAPHNAFTSKEGIEKGMKIKKYETEYPSDYKGHFTFYDEDTIPVSENEVSKLSLEFSSISKPYFTYDDSTKTYLRYQFGKAHIDKNTGKQLAYKNIIIQLVKEWNKDKNGYQTMDIENAEGKGYYITDGKMTKITWKKNESTKKMRYYNNSGEELTINPGKTYIALFPLNREEYIEIN
- the ybeY gene encoding rRNA maturation RNase YbeY, whose amino-acid sequence is MTLNFEYETEIELKLDYEPLIRRVVERSLDTENCPYEVELNIILTDNTEIQAINKEYRGIDSPTDVLSFPMVDYETPADFSHLEEEADDYFNPETGELLLGDIIISVEKVMGQAKEYGHSEERELGFLTAHSMLHLFGYDHMEEEEKAVMEEKQREILDSLEITRD
- a CDS encoding HDIG domain-containing metalloprotein, with the protein product MIGAIGLLKAGILGILLAILMILYIGRSKKDYLAVISAVLLSIPGIMWGNTDFMPVVFLSSAFIAVVLGKEISIFYTLILYIYVNSLGFMGKKEGIFFLVTGLLISLLIENVKNKRLFFYFLLIILSADTILLLISCNLSITVFVKTHPAVMIVLTAGSVILGCMAGDYYRKKVTIQVTNSANDVIETNLDNLLNDNFELYRLLKASDKLYHHSEMIGVISESAALAAGLNGTLAKAGGFYHEIGRLKGKDYVSTGVAIAKEYQLPESIINIIQSHNLKLDKPTSPEGAVVMFTVSLVAAVEYFQSSKSHEESIPRLMKKFTENLFAMRLEKDSLANCNLTVNQYIRLKEFYMDYFGNEEE
- a CDS encoding PhoH family protein, producing the protein MSLMETIIDVPLEHEKNVFGQFDAYVKIIERTLGVTIIVRDGEIKLIGENDNVVKAKSVFMNLLELSKRGNVITEQNVSYALSLSQDNKEAAIVEIDQDLICHTIAGKQIKPKTLGQKSYVDFIRKKMITFGVGPAGTGKTYLAMAMAVTAFKNDEVGKIILTRPAIEAGEKLGFLPGDLQSKVDPYLRPLYDALYQIMGAEGYLKNTEKGLIEVAPLAYMRGRTLENAFIILDEAQNTTPAQMKMFLTRIGFGSKVVITGDLTQKDLPSGTQSGLDIALRVLNKIEDIGFAYLTGQDVVRHPLVQKIVMAYDAYESKVNKTELKREKFTRRGPKGTVSKDSDRGYHRKRQG
- the yqfD gene encoding sporulation protein YqfD: MIIKLIYWLRGYLLVRLKGVSAERFINLCSKHYIYLWDLKPNGDDYEFLIKLKDYYKLKPLARKTKTLPLIKKRYGLPFVIQRYKKRSGYVLGFLLFLVILYILSLYIWDINVTGGYTYTQEAMVKFLRNNEIQPGLRKKDIDCQGIEDLIRHSYNDIGWVSAEIKGTRLIVKITETNMPSPAVTATKECHIIASKDCIITKIVTRTGTPKVHVGDVVKKGDILVSGVVDIIGDNGLLVRKQPVIADADITGKTFYDYSDKFSLYYNDKLYTGNEKKAYVLSILLKKINLFRPRIPYDKYDIIGNEFTLHLNDEFYLPVSLTANRYLEFKEEKKKYSKEEAKALAEKRLERFKAKLIENDVVILENNVTFAEKGNNYIASGKIVVLESVKKYKAIDDSEWRIIDTDESDGNDN
- a CDS encoding YabP/YqfC family sporulation protein, with product MQHKFKSLHEKNKQTSNKTLYSSMEKNKKKEEAARRSFLETLSDQLKLPADMLVGAPIVTAMGRNEVCIENYKGILEYNDTFIKILSKIGTIRIEGKNLNISYFTNDEMRITGLVSAITYITQKE
- the rpsU gene encoding 30S ribosomal protein S21 gives rise to the protein MSNVIVKDNETLDSALRRFKRNCAKAGIQQEIRKREHYEKPSVRRKKKSEAARKRKFK
- a CDS encoding methyl-accepting chemotaxis protein; this encodes MKVGLNSNRVNNFNVILIWGLSTLLIIQSFISKGTEYGRNVLIATYLAALFSTILTLICKKFEKLSYLTAILIPLSVTISSSFLNHIEGGAITVRVFLIYTGSFAMATLYFNRYILIGYTAVFNFFIIGFFLYDPQGLLGDIHTPTEFVTRLFCLDLMMFIFYFSTKWGSEYINSAVSKETEAVKMTEKLGNTLDVIEENTSQLNNAIARIFQYIKNIEEVSNQTTQVVDKIAEGVSREAESTGEIAKMAANARGTIKETKIISANTIGNSSEMQEIISSNSEGIEEMLHQMQTIENAVGTAMETVVDLKDSMEQINQFMANITAIASQTNLLALNAAIEAARAGEAGQGFAVVAEEVRKLAEMSSKTVKEVLMVVEKLQGAATQTHDKVLDGREAVTAGTKVIEEVKDRFVKLKKNSEQINNQIEQQDSKISEINSTFSLILDQLENISGLSSEHAASTEEILASMEEQNQSIHIATGEITEMQLISTSLRNELKA